In Synchiropus splendidus isolate RoL2022-P1 chromosome 11, RoL_Sspl_1.0, whole genome shotgun sequence, the DNA window GAAACAAGTTGAAACAATTTAACATACACATAGAAGTGTCCAGTTCTGAGAAGACTTTGGAGGCATCAGTGTaaatgttgtttaaaagttCAGTGTATAAGCTGCTATAAAACATGACCTGAAAGTAgatattgaaatgaaaactcTTTCTTGGATCTTTTCAATAAGAATATTTTAACATCTCCCATCAAATCCTTTGGTAGAGTTTGACTTTTCTCGTGATTAAGTAAGgagttcattcatttaattcttAATGCATCCATTAACAGAcaacataacaaaaataataatattttccaAGAAGAACATTTCACACAAAACCCCTGCTAAAACTACTAAGGAGCAGCCTCCTGAACTCCAGATCACCATGTGCATCACAAATCCGGAACCATGAGGTGAATTAAAGTTCGACAAAATATCGGGGGGAAATATATATGATGGTGGATGTGTGTCTCACCGGGTGTTTGACGGAGAAGTTGATGATGATGTATTCGCCATCCATCACCTGCCACGAACGCAGCGTCACCACATCTCTGTTTTTGATTGGTTTTGGACACAGCCCTGGAATACACAAGTGTGAGCACACAGCAGACATTAGACATGActttgcttcaaaataaaaccaaacatgATTGACATGTTTTCACACCATGGAGTGGAACAATATTGGCAGGACGGCTCCATCGCTTGAAACGTTTCAAGAAAACAATGAATGTTttaaatcaaaaatgaaaactacaatttattattattattaagaatgAAGATGTGGCTATAaaattaaatgtcaaaactatcaactatcagcacacacacaaaagatcTTTTTTCATCTTAGTAAAACTTCCACCAGCCGCATGGCAATAAGTCTGACCTTGTTATGACAATAAATAGAGTGATGGAGCACGGGGACGACCCAACTCTCTCCCTGAAGGCCGAGTCCTTTGACACCAGTGTTGAATAACAAAACAAGTCTAAAAATGGAGGTTAAAAAACGCTAACAGCCCACACACGCAGATCTTTTTCAATCAAAGCATTCAAATATATGGATTATTAAACACAGTACTAAGCATCTAAATCGTGTCAAAATACCATCCGTGGTCCAGCCCAGTTTCTCTTCTCAACTTTGACCCCCAAACTCAAGAGGCAACTAAGATAAAAAGCAGTTGTATTCACACTCTGATCAGAGCACAAGATAAGAGCTCATTTTGGGGAACCTCAACTGCAGGTCTTTTGTCGCGCTTGTACTTAAGATCAGTCTAGATCTTTGTGTAAGACTTTTAAACGTGGTTTCTACCGTCTCCACTCGATGGACATTCCACTCAGTTTCACACATTTCAGTAATTCCTCTGCTGCATCCTCATTCGGGAGCGCCTGAAGTGTGGCCCTTATTTGTCCCCATCTTCTTCTCCCTGCATGGgccacattttactgtgatattTTAAGTTTCAGAGAAACCCTGCACCCGAATTTCACGTCAAAACCTAAATTTTATTGTCAATAATGACAGTACAGACTCACTTGAGCTTCTATGAAACCACAACACCCTTATTTCCACCCAGAAGCTTCATTTAAAATTGCTTTTCCAATATTTCAATGATGTGCTTCATCATTGTTATGATCTAATTCCTCAATTTAAGTTCAGCTAAAAGTATTTTTTGCACCCAGAACTATTGTAATGTGTGTACTAAAAGCTTAATTTTGGCCAAATATTTTAGAAATATctcagtaaaaaaacaaaccgaTCTCTGTCAACCCAGcgtcaataaaaacattcacaCTTGCTAGAAGAGAGTTGTTATGCAAGATCTTTTCTGGTGTTGGAACATACCTCGCAGCACCGTGTTGTTTACCGCGTCATAATAAAGCTAACAGAAGGCTCGAAGGCACGATTAGCGCTGCAATAATGGAATCTTATTAGCAGATTATTACAAGGCTAAAATTTTGCTTACAACTTATTAAAGACTGCGATgccaaaaatgttgatatacatttatgttattattatatatagtatatatttaGTTGGAAGTAAACGgttcagacacattttcttaAATACACTTTCTTGTTGTATTATCATTGTCAAACAAaagattattttaatataccGTGTGGTAGCCATGTTAGAATGCTGCGATATAGTGTGTTAATTCAGTTGAACAATGCCAACATCACTATTTTTACCGGAGGAAAATATATAGAAAAATAGCTGGAGAGGGTTTTTTGCCACGGCGATTGGAGGCAGCAAACATGTTGTTACTGTCAACAATGACGACCGCGACAGAGCCACTCACATGAGTAGTAGCCCACATCAGCATTAGCGGACAGTCGGGCGATGTCGAAACTCTCCAACGTCGTGGGGTCCCACTTCTTTCGGTACGTGCCATCGTGGATGACGTCATACATGGTGGCGGCCGAGACGTCCTTTATCGTCATTTTACACTGACGACAGAAACAAAGTGTTCAAACTCGACTCCGCGGTGAAgtgctttctttatttttatttggacgGAACCGACCTTGATTTTGTGGATTTTGGGCAGGTTGTTGTTGCCCTTGGTGGCGGGTAGAACCTCGGTCCAGACTTGCATCCCCTCCTTGTCGTACTTGTTGAGCCAGTTGTCCGCGCTCAGACACGACTGTCGGAAGTCGCGGAAGGTCGCCTCGTCGGGCAGAATGTTGGCGCGCGACATCACCGCTGCGTGGCCCACCTGTTCGCTTCCAGAGGTGTGAGAGTCAAAGTCGTGCGCGCCGGTGTGGTTGACTCCCGCTCTGAGCCGGCGACTATAAACGTCGAAGTCACCAATCAGGTCGAGCCGGATTTTTATCAGTTGAATTCCAGTGCCCATTCCTGAAAACACCACTCCTGGTGACGTCATGGCACTTCCTGTCAACAGGTGAGCAGCGCGCACGGCACAACAATCGCGCATGCTCGGTTTTATACACATAAAGCGCAACACATATTGTCTATTTCTTCGGGAAATAAATACGTGTCGGTGTTTTATTGTCATAAACTGAGCGATAAATGACAGCGGGAGGTTGATGGGCGTGGACCAGGTGTGTGAGTCATTGTGACGTTTCAACACTTCCTCCAATACTGAACATTGTTGACGTTACTGGAGACTGACTGTTGAAAACAATACCTTCAGTgctcaatttatttcaaaatgatgaCTCACCATTTCGTTGTATTTTATGCTGATTCAGTACGTATTTTTCTTCAgttagtgaaagtgaaagtgcgAGCTAAAACGTGAAAAATGACATCATGACGTTGTAATTTATCGATGATATCTAAAGCGTCAAACCCAAACTGTTGGCCCAAGGGCCAATTGAGAACCTCGTGATGTTTTGTGGCCCCCTTCTggacatttttctctttttctgtgGGCTTCTTATAGTCAAACATCTATTCACAAACtcagttttctattttttaaatgcattttatttattatttttgatggGATTTcctctttttaaattattaaacattaaaacttattttaaaaaaagctccCTTCATTTCATCCTTTGAAATCCCTTTGAATATCTCGTGATTTTTCATATCATCATtagtaatattattatttggttaatatttctttttttcaaatgacctcAAATTGTAATGTACATTCAATATTGCTTTTTATGACCATTTGTATTAGAAaaccaataaaaatatttttgattaaaaaaaaaaaaagcttgtagTGTTGCACACTTGAGCAATGCCAGAAATGTTCTAAAGCTCCTTTTGtatttgtacaaaaaatatAGTTTTGAAGCTCCTACCATCTTAAGGTCTCGGTGCTACCACCACATTCAGTTTCAAATTGTCTCATTGGCATCAGTTATGTGCCGAGTTTGAAAAAGTCCACATTATACTGCCGCTTGGGCTCGACAGGTCCGAGAAAGAGagtgtatcagagggacagtTCATATGAAAAAGTGTCTTTATAATGTTGCAGACTATACACTAAcgcatggagaggagagagg includes these proteins:
- the stard14 gene encoding START domain containing 14 translates to MGTGIQLIKIRLDLIGDFDVYSRRLRAGVNHTGAHDFDSHTSGSEQVGHAAVMSRANILPDEATFRDFRQSCLSADNWLNKYDKEGMQVWTEVLPATKGNNNLPKIHKIKCKMTIKDVSAATMYDVIHDGTYRKKWDPTTLESFDIARLSANADVGYYSWLCPKPIKNRDVVTLRSWQVMDGEYIIINFSVKHPKYPPKQGLVRAISILTGYYIKPLGPNSCTFIYLSQADPKGFLPKWVVNKASQVLAPKVMRCVHKAGQNYPEWKQQNSPDQKPWLYPEQNTLPMMDPAELAIQRGDSLENVDESCQAESE